From Strix aluco isolate bStrAlu1 chromosome 5, bStrAlu1.hap1, whole genome shotgun sequence:
acaccctcaaagggtgagggtctttattcAGGCAGGGGTCTTTGAAGCAGCAGGCTTGATTTTTACTACTGTAATGAGGATGGTTTTCCAAAGGACACTCTAATCTCTAATTAAACTGATTTACAGTAAACAATTTTTAACAAGCCTCCGAgttccaggatgtttctcttcttcaaggacagtaGTTCCTGActagaagttccttactaattacTGTGGACGATTAAACAACAGACTGACCTAACTGATGCATCCTATCTGTCCTCGTATTTGATGAGAAATGTGTATGGACAATAATATgtccttgtgtttgatgagaaacattgGTACGGACTACACTAGGACCTACCCCCCACCTTGTTTCTCCTCCCCTCACACCCCACCCAGCTCATGCCTCCCTCCTCACCCCTCTTACAccttgctccctcctccccacctcacACCTTgcccctctccctctttcacaAAGATGGGCTGTCACGTGGAGGTGCTCTTTCTGCGCTACATctcagcctgggacctggacccaGGCCGCTGCTACCGCATCACCTGGTTCACCTCCTGGAGCCCCTGTTACGACTGTGCCCGGCACGTGGCCGACTTCCTGCGCGCCTACCCCAACCTAACCCTCCGCATCTTCACGGCCCGCCTCTACTTCTGCGAGGACCGAAAGGCAGAGCCTGAGGGACTGAGGCGCCTGCACAAGGCAGGGGCTCAAATTGCCATCATGACCTTCAAAGGTGAGATATGCAAACAAGAAAGGAATGACAGAAAGTTATGGGAGGAGGGTTAGGGAGACCCAGGAGAATGGGAGAAGCTAGGACAAGGAGCCAGAGAAGATGATGGCAGGATGTGATGATTTAGTGATCATAGAAGAGGTCAGTGTCCTCTCTAGGGCAGTCTTGAGCACTCTGTAACTCCCCTGTGCCTTGCACAGATTATTTCTACTGCTGGAACACGTTTGTGGAGAACAGGGAAAAGACATTCGAAGCCTGGGAAGGGCTGCATGAAAACTCTGTCCATCTGTCCAGGAAACTTCGACGGATACTCCTGGTGAGACCCAATTCTTCTCTCTCCAGTGCCTCTTCCCCTCAGCTTCTTCCTCTATTCCTCGTTATAGTTACTCTCTGCTCTTTCTGCCCATCCCTGTCATCTGCCATTTCATTCATTCCTGTGTCTTCACCGTTCACATCCCTCATGACTCTCTCCTCCAGCTTCCTTCATATCTCCTcattctcttccccttcttccaccTCTTATCCCATCTCCTGccattccttcctccttccccatcttCATAGGTGCCTGCTCACTTGACAACTAACCTACCATTTACATTTTGTCCTGCAGCCACTGTATGAAGTAGATGATTTACGAGATGCCTTTAAAACTCTGGGACTTTGATGTGAAAGTCATCAGCAATCAGAAGACTTCACAAACAGTTGTTCTTTGATTTCCAACTCTCTTCCTTACAACagatctttctcttcttccctctctacATCTCTCTTCCTTACAGCCCTGTGTCTAGAGATAAGACTatccttatttttttcatttccaaggAGAATTAGGCTGATCTTCTGAAGACACATTCCCCAGACTCACACCTCATCCATTGCTAGTTGGTAACATCCAGGACTGCAGTGACATTGCCAGAGAGCGATTTGCCCTCGTCAGTCCCTGCAGAGCTAATTCAGGTGGTCCACTAAATGGAGTTCTGGGTTTAGCCTTGCCCAGGTGGGAGCAGACAGCCTGCAAAGTTGTTTGCAATGGTGTTCTCACTGGCACCGCACAGACCTGCACATTTCATGAGGGCTTTGGGGAGCATGTCTCTTGGCTCTTAGAGCTGCACTACACTGAGCTGCTCTGTGTCCTTCACTATGAAATGGTTTATTTGTCCTTCTGGATGTGGGTATGAAGTTGAAAACCATCACCATTTAGGTAGTATAGCCTATGTTCTAACAGCAAAATTGGCCAGTTATTGGAAAGCTTGACAGAGAGTATTGAAGTGAGTCTTGGACAGCCCGGCTAGCTTAGCTCGGAAACCTCACTTGAAGCCAGCAGGTCTTCTAAGTGCCTCCTACCCAGAAATGAGGGAGGTTCAGTAGCTATGGGTCCAGGTTTTGTGCCCTAGGACACGTTGAAACTAGACAATAAAAGCCTAAAATGTAAGCAGAAGACTTGCTGGCCAACATTTTCAAGTGTGAGCTGCAATTCTAGGTGTCCAACAAAACATTTCCCATGAAGAAGTAGGTCACTCAACTCTTATTAACTATGCTGAGAGCTGTGGCAGCTCAGGGTCAGTACTGATTGGTGTGTGGACCTCCCATCCAGCCAGGAAAAGAGCCACCAAGGCACTTCACCTCTGCAATGTTTCTCCAGCACACATCTACTGGAAAACACAGTGCATTTCCACATTGTATTGTCCCGATGACTTAATTTCTCATTCATGTAGATTAAGGCTGTGCCATTTTAGATAGTGCTTTGGCATCTACATCAGTCACCATCTGTTTCTTCATATACCTGAGGGAGGAGCACCACAGCGCTCACTACTGGAGTACTTTTCATCCACTGAGCATTTCCTCCTAGATCAGACCTGCAGTATGCTCCCTCCCTAGCCAAATGTCTCTGTTGGAGGTACCTTAACAGTTCCACAGTCTTCTGCTTTTTCAGGCCTTTTACTGCCCATAATATGGCCAGATATGGCTAGTTGGTGACTGGACTGAGAGCTGACCAGAAAAAACACCCGGCATGAGAAAAGCTATGCAGCCTGTAGATAGATATCTTTACAGAAGATATCTGGGGGCAAAATCAAAGCATCCTCCTGCCTGGCAGTCACTGTGTTTCCACTGGGGGACCCCATTAGTACCTGATCTTGTGGACACAGTCTTTACCAAGTTGAAGACATGGGTTCATAGTGCGTGCCTACTCACCACCACCTTCCCACTACCCAAATTACAGATAGATTCTCCTCTGCATTCTGACCTCTTGAGGCTTTGCCAAGGCTAAGTGTGTGCCACATTCTAGGGGTGCTCTGTCATTTCCTTCATGATGGTTGGGAGTTCTCTGCTCCATCCTGTTCCTCTTTATGGCTAAGGCTGGAGGCTCCTGTGTCACTCCTCAAAACACCTCCCCTGGTGATAGACCAGCCACAGGAGGACAGCAGAGAGCCCTGCTCCCACAGTGACTCCTCCTGCTAGGAGAGGTCACAACTGGGTGCATCGAAAGCTTCCTACAACTTCAGGCTCCTGAGACACTCAGCTTGAGGCATTTCGTCTAGGAATAGCACTGAGAGTTCTTTGCAAAGCATTAATTTGCAAGCATGGTGTTGTATATTTGTTTGATATGGTGgatattatttatataaataaaggtCTTGCAAATGAGCATCTGGTTTTGCCACTGTTTTGGTACCATGTGGGTGAGGGAAGTAGAAGTTGACACAGGTCTGACATGCCATCTATCCTTTCTGATTTCTGGAGAGATGACCTGGCACtatcctattaaactgtctttatcctTTTCACTTATAACTTTGAAATTGTTGACAGTGCCACCCAGCAGATCAAGGCAAATAAAGTATTCAGGCAGTAGATACTTTGGAAATACTACCAAAAATCTGTCATGTAAATGCTAAAGTTGTTCAAGATGCTTCCTTCATTGATTGCAAGCCTATTGTCCCCATTCATGACCCGTAATTAACCAAAGTGGACACAGCAGTGCTGAGTCAACATATTTCACAAAacaagaagagaagcagagacagaaaaaggatgtCTGTCTTCCAATTTTTTGGTATGGACCTGTACAACACCATTGTCCTTCTCAGTGAAATTGTTGGCAAGCTACtagaaaaagtaacattttctaaaaaagCAGTTGAGATACTGGCTTTTGCTCAAATGCTGACAAACATTGAGTTGAAGATACTTGTTGAAACATGACAGTTGGTGACATTATACAATGGGAGAATAAATGCAATGAGTAAATGCAAAGAAACATGCATTGCATTCAGAATACTTCCTAAGTTGCTTCTTCTGagtttaaaacagattaaattcaGAGTGGACTGTTTAGCTAGTCTATGTGATTTAGCTACAAGAGTTTAGCTCTACTGTTACAGagattcttttaacttttttctgttctcaaatACCAATTCATATTATTTGTTACAAGGTGTTCTTTGAATTGGCATTATTAATTCATTCAACCTCAAATGCATTAGATGTCTCTGCCAAGAATAACTCCCTGGAGGATGACTGTTATGTAGTAACATTACTTTTTCAACCTAAGGTATTTTTTACTTGCTTTGTAGACTGTGTATACAGGGAGCATTTCACTACTGCTTGTATACTCTAGAGTACCACTTACACTTACAGCCTATCCCTTACGGAGATAGTGCCTGTGCTATTCTAGGTGTCTCCTTCCTTTATATGCACCTGGGAAAAGACTAACTCCTCAAGGGAACTGTGGTGAATATACCTCAGGCCCCATTGCCTGAGCTGTGGGAAATGGGGGCCTGGGATTCCTGGGAGAGTGTTTCCTCACGAGACTGTGGGGAACAGCCAGAGCAGGGGCCTATGGCTCTAGGTGAAAACCCCCCGTCTCACTTGGTCCAACATCCCACGGTTTGCAGTGCTGAACAAGGCACAAGCACATCTGAATAGCTTCTGCCTCAGTTCTTGCTTTCCATGAGCTTGTCCTCCTCCCCGTTCTCTTGTTACTCGCACCCTAAAGACTACAGCCGCCATTAATGACAGGATACAAAAGATTTCCCAGCAAATCTGTCACAAACATGAGCTTTTGCCAAGCCTGCCCCCATGACTGGGTGTGTAATGTTCTGGGTGCTTTTTTTGCATGCCCAAGCTGTGTTACAGTAAGCACACCTTCACAAGGCCCAGGGGGCTGCTGAAAAACCATCCTGCCCACAGGCTGGAGGTAGCTCCTTCATCCTCACTGAACCTCATCCTGCGTGTCTCTGCACACAGGCACCTGCGTGACCTTTTGGCAATCAGACCCTCGGGACGCATCCAGTCTTATGACAACTGGCATGTGCTTTATCACCCCAGGGGCTGGGATACAGAGACCTCCCCCTCAGTGAAAGCTCCAACTCTGCAGCAGAGCGAGGTACAGGATCGGTCTTTGATGATGGAGGAAACAGGATAAACAGGGGATGGGATGGTTATTGGTACAGTGTGGAAAACCAGACATGGCTGCCATCTCCTGGTGCACGGGGCGGGGTCTGGCACCCTTTGCAAGGGTGTTGGCTGGAGGGATGTTGTTCCTCGCTGCAAACGGCTCCCAGAATCCGGCTCTCAACAACCCCCAGAACATGCCCATTGAAGAGCAGGACACTGACATCATTCCCACAGCTGCACACAGCATTACTCCAGGTCAGTACACAGCGTCCTTGGACATCACACTGCACTAATAAGAAACAGATTACCATTAAACAATGCAAAGACACGCTCCAGGCCCTTGCAAATACAAGGGGGATTTTCAAAGCatgcctccccccctccccgcttgctctctctccctttcccacaTGCTGGTACTTGGAAACCAGAACAGAAAGGGACTTCAGGGTCATGGAGTCCAGACCCTGTTACTTGCcccttcaggggcttttagcctAGATGTATTTGTCCTCTAGCTTGAGTAGTTTTATTCTCCACCCCTGGTTCTGACCCTTTGGTGTTTCTATGAGCAGAAATTTCATTATTTAATCACATATGTGTTAAATACTGGCGATGATGGAAATCAGATTTGGTTTGCAGAAGAAACATGGAGTGGTTTGGCACAGAAGAGACCATTTGTTCTGACAACACCAGCAGTGATAAGCAGAGCCTctgaaggggaaagagaaagtgGGTTGCTGCAAGAGCAGCAgtcagagcagaggcagaggcCCCAAATTGTGGCAAGTATTTTGAAGGCTGCCTTTGGCTTTTAAATTTCTCATACACTTTTGTGAGAGGAAGGTTTCCCTTCAGGCTTCCAAACCCGCATCAGATATAGCTAAAACACcactgttgttgctgctgttgtcatTAATATTATTAAGCATACCAGCTGAAGGACTGATGTGACTTTTGAAGGTGTGGGGCTGATATTTGAGAGAGGTAATCTTCCTGCCTGCAAGGGGCCTGTCTCCTCACATGGGTGAGTGCACCCAAGTTCCAGGGCAGGGAGGATGTTGATGTCTCCATGCTATAACCCTGTTATTAAATGACAGTTAAGACCTATCCTACTCTACAAGCTGGAACAATTTTTTTACCAGTCCAGAAGGACAGAAGAAGATGAGAGTAGACCAGCTATCTCCTGTGGTTACCTCTATAGGCTAGCAGTATGGTAGAACTATATCTAGTCCCTTACACACCAGTAGGAACACAGCAGATTGCAAGTTCACTTTGGCAGCTAAAACTGGTGTAAAAATCTTCACTGGGCTGAACTGGAACTGGCAAGCTTCCAAATGGACCACAGAAAGTTTGTCCTCCCACCTTCAATGGGAAAGGGCTGAGCCTTCCCTGAAGAATCATGCATGCTGGCTAATTCATAAAAATGAGTATGTGCACTTCAGTTAATCCAGGCACTTCTGTGCAGCTGAATGACTTGGTAATGCCCAGAGCTGACATCAGTGGTAGCAGAACTGTGACCCATGACAGGGGTGGGGATGCCAGAGACTTCTGCCTCATTACGCCCCGGTGCTCAGCTGTACCAAGAGACTATACCCATCCAGATGTGACTGGGGGTTGCGGGAGCACCAGCCTGTGACAGTGTTCACTTCAGAGTCCAGGCTCCACTAGGAGAATGGCACCATCTCTCACGCTGCCTTGTCCAATATTTCAGCTTTATGAGGTGACCTCTTGCTCCCTTAGAAATAGTCCTA
This genomic window contains:
- the AICDA gene encoding single-stranded DNA cytosine deaminase; this translates as SLVFSCSLLMKRKLFLYNFKNLRWAKGRRETYLCYVVKRRDSATSCSLDFGYLRNKMGCHVEVLFLRYISAWDLDPGRCYRITWFTSWSPCYDCARHVADFLRAYPNLTLRIFTARLYFCEDRKAEPEGLRRLHKAGAQIAIMTFKDYFYCWNTFVENREKTFEAWEGLHENSVHLSRKLRRILLPLYEVDDLRDAFKTLGL